A single window of Gossypium hirsutum isolate 1008001.06 chromosome A10, Gossypium_hirsutum_v2.1, whole genome shotgun sequence DNA harbors:
- the LOC107925296 gene encoding GDSL esterase/lipase At1g29660, producing the protein MEKWYGVLGLVLVLSLFCGVKGEPQVPCYFIFGDSLVDNGNNNELRSLARADYLPYGIDFANGPTGRFSNGRTTVDVIAELLGFDDYIPPYSTASGRQILGGVNYASAAAGIREETGQQLGARISFSGQVKNYQQTVQQVVNLLGDEDSAANYLRQCIYSIGLGSNDYLNNYFMPLYYSTSRQYSPEEYANSLIQEYTEQLQALYNYGARKFVLIGLGQIGCSPNELAQNSGDGRTCVERINAANRIFNNKLRGLVDQFNNANSDAKFVYINAYGIFQDITSNPAAYGFKVTNAGCCGVGRNNGQITCLPFQTPCQNRDEYLFWDAFHPSEAANVIIGRRSYSAQSPTDAYPIDIRRLAQL; encoded by the exons atGGAGAAATGGTATGGGGTTTTAGGGTTGGTGTTGGTTTTGAGTTTGTTCTGTGGGGTTAAAGGAGAACCCCAAGTTCCATGTTACTTCATTTTTGGAGATTCATTGGTAGATAATGGGAACAATAATGAACTTCGTTCATTGGCCAGAGCTGATTACTTGCCTTATGGGATTGACTTTGCTAATGGACCGACCGGCCGGTTTTCAAACGGTCGAACTACGGTGGATGTCATAG CTGAACTTTTGGGGTTTGACGATTACATCCCTCCATACTCAACTGCAAGTGGTAGACAAATACTGGGAGGAGTTAACTATGCATCTGCTGCTGCTGGAATCAGAGAAGAAACTGGACAACAACTG GGAGCTCGGATTAGCTTCAGTGGGCAAGTTAAAAATTACCAACAAACAGTTCAACAAGTGGTGAACTTGCTTGGAGATGAAGACAGTGCAGCAAATTACTTAAGGCAGTGTATTTATTCAATTGGATTGGGTAGCAACGATTACCTTAACAACTATTTCATGCCCCTTTACTACTCAACCAGTAGACAATATAGTCCCGAGGAATATGCCAATTCTCTGATTCAAGAGTACACTGAGCAGCTTCag GCATTATACAACTATGGGGCAAGGAAGTTTGTGTTGATAGGTTTGGGTCAGATCGGTTGCAGTCCAAATGAATTGGCTCAAAACAGTGGAGATGGTCGAACATGTGTGGAAAGAATCAATGCTGCCAATAGGATTTTCAATAACAAGCTTAGGGGTCTTGTCGATCAATTCAATAACGCCAATTCAGATGCTAAATTCGTCTACATTAATGCCTACGGAATTTTCCAAGACATCACCAGCAACCCTGCAGCTTACG GTTTTAAGGTGACAAATGCAGGATGTTGTGGAGTGGGGAGGAACAATGGGCAAATAACATGCTTGCCATTCCAAACACCATGCCAGAACAGGGATGAGTACTTGTTTTGGGATGCATTTCATCCAAGTGAGGCTGCCAATGTGATCATTGGGAGGAGATCCTACAGCGCTCAATCTCCTACCGATGCTTACCCCATTGATATCCGCCGTCTTGCTCAGCTCTGA